One window of the bacterium genome contains the following:
- a CDS encoding tetratricopeptide repeat protein has protein sequence MTTNSTRSQGYPLLLVFLLCLIIGASSPARGESTAKLSGLDRFKQATEYYGKQKYSEAIQCYLDLIRQGYQDPFIYYNLGNAYFKNGELGRAILYYEKASRLLPRDEDIQKNLAYAHSLTVDKIESHPSALLSLGEKAINFLTLNELTLMNTGIYLILVLLGILIIRKKEESVRKRLFHLLTLFLAIFILAAGVLFYRISQLKTAQFGVIISKAVEIKSGPEENLATLFSLHEGTTFSIHQQRGDWLQITIKNGLNGWVQSEYIQKISF, from the coding sequence ATGACCACAAACAGCACTCGCTCTCAGGGATATCCACTGCTCCTCGTTTTTCTCCTTTGCCTGATCATCGGTGCTTCCTCCCCGGCGAGAGGGGAGAGCACAGCGAAGTTATCGGGCCTTGACCGGTTCAAGCAGGCTACCGAATATTACGGGAAACAAAAATATTCCGAGGCTATTCAATGCTACCTTGACCTTATCCGACAGGGATACCAGGACCCCTTTATTTACTATAACCTGGGAAATGCCTATTTCAAGAACGGAGAATTGGGGAGGGCTATTCTTTATTATGAGAAAGCCAGTCGGCTCCTTCCCCGGGATGAGGATATCCAGAAGAATCTTGCTTATGCTCATTCCCTGACTGTCGATAAGATTGAATCACACCCTTCCGCGCTGCTCTCCCTGGGAGAGAAAGCAATCAATTTTCTGACCCTGAACGAACTGACCCTGATGAATACCGGCATCTATCTTATTCTGGTTTTGTTGGGAATCCTTATTATCCGGAAAAAAGAGGAGAGTGTCAGAAAGAGGCTGTTTCACCTTTTAACCCTCTTTTTGGCCATATTTATTCTGGCCGCAGGGGTGCTTTTCTATCGAATCTCTCAATTAAAGACAGCCCAATTCGGAGTCATTATTTCCAAAGCAGTCGAAATCAAAAGCGGCCCCGAAGAAAATCTGGCCACTCTTTTTTCCCTGCATGAAGGGACAACCTTTTCAATTCATCAGCAAAGGGGGGATTGGCTTCAGATTACCATCAAAAACGGATTGAATGGTTGGGTGCAGAGCGAATATATTCAAAAAATCTCATTTTAA
- a CDS encoding ABC transporter permease subunit translates to MSNIFAIFKKEFRSYFNSPIAYIFITAFLVFSGWLFFRGFFLIGEATMRPFFSILPWEFLFFVPAVTMRMWAEEKKLGTIELLMTFPLNDYEIVTGKFLAAFLFLAITVLLTFTFPLTLFYLNKPDIGPIIGGYLGALLMGAAYLSIGLFISSLTENQIVAFIISIFTCFALFIIGEQIVITALPSWLAPLFNFLGLGSHFESIGRGVIDSRDLIYYVSVIIFFLFLNIRSVESRKWR, encoded by the coding sequence ATGAGCAATATATTCGCTATTTTCAAGAAAGAATTCCGGAGCTACTTCAATTCTCCGATTGCTTATATCTTTATAACCGCTTTTCTGGTTTTCAGCGGATGGCTGTTCTTCCGGGGATTTTTTCTGATTGGAGAAGCCACCATGAGGCCCTTTTTCTCCATTCTCCCCTGGGAATTTCTCTTTTTCGTCCCGGCTGTTACCATGAGAATGTGGGCTGAGGAAAAAAAGCTGGGGACGATCGAGCTTCTCATGACCTTTCCGCTCAATGACTATGAGATTGTCACGGGTAAATTTCTGGCCGCCTTTCTCTTCCTGGCCATTACCGTACTTTTGACCTTTACCTTTCCCCTGACCCTTTTTTACCTGAACAAGCCAGACATTGGCCCGATCATCGGGGGATATCTGGGAGCGCTCCTCATGGGGGCTGCCTACCTCTCGATCGGCCTGTTCATTTCCAGCCTGACTGAAAATCAGATCGTGGCATTCATTATCAGTATCTTTACCTGCTTTGCCCTGTTTATCATCGGCGAGCAGATCGTGATTACCGCGTTGCCGAGCTGGCTGGCCCCGCTCTTTAACTTCCTCGGTCTGGGGTCCCATTTTGAAAGCATCGGCAGAGGGGTTATCGACTCCCGCGATCTTATCTACTATGTGTCAGTCATTATCTTCTTCTTATTCCTTAACATTCGATCCGTCGAAAGCCGGAAATGGAGATAA
- a CDS encoding ATP-binding cassette domain-containing protein: protein MITVTNLTKRYGPTLAVDNISFEVQKGEILGFLGPNGAGKSTTMKILTCYMPPDEGKATVDGLDTLEDSLKVREKIGYLPENTPLYHDMGVIDYLKFVAEIRKIPQAKRKSRIREIAHLCGLDKELGKNIGQLSKGYRQRVGLAQTLIHNPDVLILDEPTTGLDPNQIIEIRSLIKEIGQQKTVILCSHILPEVQATCNRIIIIKDGRIVGSGTPEELATQAQGGGETVYITVNGPSDKIQEQLGALEGVQEFRLLTSENGGHRFEVKSRQGMDIRESLFRLVVDNKWSLTELMRTQITLEDVFKQLTTEEN, encoded by the coding sequence ATGATCACCGTAACCAATCTTACCAAGAGATACGGCCCGACCCTGGCTGTAGATAATATCTCTTTCGAGGTCCAGAAAGGTGAGATTCTGGGATTTCTGGGACCGAACGGCGCGGGGAAAAGTACCACGATGAAAATCCTGACCTGCTATATGCCTCCGGATGAAGGCAAAGCCACTGTGGACGGGCTGGATACTCTTGAGGATTCCCTCAAAGTCAGGGAGAAGATCGGCTATCTCCCGGAGAATACTCCCCTGTACCACGATATGGGGGTCATCGACTACCTGAAATTCGTGGCTGAAATCCGCAAAATTCCCCAGGCCAAACGGAAAAGCAGGATCAGGGAAATAGCCCATCTGTGTGGGCTGGACAAGGAACTGGGCAAGAACATCGGACAATTGTCCAAAGGATACCGTCAGAGGGTGGGACTGGCGCAGACGCTGATCCATAATCCGGATGTCCTTATCCTCGATGAGCCGACCACCGGCCTTGATCCCAACCAGATCATCGAAATCCGGAGTCTGATCAAGGAGATCGGCCAGCAAAAAACCGTTATCCTGTGCTCGCATATCCTGCCTGAAGTGCAGGCCACCTGTAACCGCATTATTATCATCAAAGATGGCCGGATCGTCGGCAGCGGAACACCGGAGGAGCTGGCAACTCAGGCTCAGGGGGGAGGAGAAACTGTCTATATTACTGTTAACGGGCCTTCCGATAAAATCCAGGAGCAACTGGGTGCCCTGGAAGGTGTTCAGGAGTTTCGTCTTTTGACTTCGGAAAACGGAGGCCACCGATTCGAGGTCAAAAGCCGGCAGGGAATGGATATCCGGGAATCACTTTTCCGGCTGGTGGTCGATAACAAATGGTCATTAACCGAGCTCATGAGAACCCAGATTACCCTGGAAGATGTCTTTAAACAACTTACCACTGAGGAAAATTAG
- a CDS encoding BatD family protein has protein sequence MTGRSMPAEKTRRYSATLIFLVLCTFLMAGAARAESISIQASVDKTELSLDDHLSLSVVIEGSNIGSLPDPELPDLPGFSVVNSYQGSNFSWINGKVSVSKTIKYILRPEASGKLTIGAIKLSHEGRTYQTEPITVTVSQAASPGDSSRSRSPQQPYAPSPLPPRSADPWGDAEERPARGNIFITNTVNKTKAYVNEQIILTFGFYRRIDLWQSPSYQQAPLEGFWVEDLEAPATSDIRVVDGRQYRVQEIKRALFPMSPGKHTIGPATLSYQAGFFSPPRMLKTEPITIEVLPLPEKGKPADFRGAVGKFTLSAKVDRKSGVQNEPITLHVRIKGAGYIESLPEPEFSTLEGFQKYDTTSTKNLIKQNELQGEKCFDFLLIPRNAGNLQIPSLHFSFFNPEDEKYHTLTTDPILVSIAPAAPDQRTVTAGSPASGGNRAPVYQQEVTLTRRDIQYIKTDLKFLKKDLFFFDNKVFLSFLLVPLLVLLACFVMDRRAQKLQGDQRYARLKRAHRLARKKLGQALLHDKKGEEKEFYAAVSKSLTEYAADKLNVQAAGLTSQQMVEQFQALGVTREVLTQLQHCLDECDYARFAAASSNGRARKSLLAEAEQVIYNLEKATREKI, from the coding sequence ATGACTGGTAGGAGCATGCCGGCTGAAAAAACCAGGCGGTATAGTGCCACGCTGATATTCCTGGTCCTTTGTACCTTCCTCATGGCGGGTGCAGCCCGGGCTGAATCCATTTCGATTCAGGCTTCGGTTGATAAGACCGAATTGAGTCTCGATGACCACCTCTCCCTGTCCGTGGTTATCGAGGGCTCAAATATCGGCTCTCTTCCCGATCCTGAGCTCCCGGATCTGCCGGGCTTTTCGGTTGTCAACTCCTACCAGGGATCAAACTTTTCCTGGATTAACGGAAAGGTCTCCGTATCAAAGACCATAAAATATATCCTGCGGCCTGAAGCCTCCGGGAAGCTCACCATTGGAGCCATCAAACTGTCTCACGAAGGCAGGACCTATCAGACTGAGCCGATCACGGTAACTGTATCGCAGGCTGCTTCACCAGGTGACTCTTCACGATCCCGGTCTCCTCAGCAGCCATATGCCCCTTCTCCTCTGCCACCCCGCTCAGCCGATCCGTGGGGAGATGCGGAAGAGCGGCCAGCGCGGGGGAATATTTTTATCACCAACACGGTCAACAAAACCAAAGCCTATGTGAATGAGCAGATTATTCTGACCTTTGGCTTCTACCGGCGGATCGATTTATGGCAAAGTCCCTCTTATCAGCAGGCTCCTCTGGAAGGTTTCTGGGTGGAGGACCTGGAGGCACCCGCCACATCTGATATCAGGGTTGTTGACGGAAGGCAGTACCGGGTTCAGGAAATCAAACGGGCACTTTTTCCCATGAGTCCGGGAAAGCACACCATCGGACCTGCCACCCTGTCTTATCAGGCAGGGTTCTTTTCACCCCCCCGGATGCTCAAAACAGAGCCGATTACGATCGAGGTGCTTCCCCTGCCTGAGAAGGGAAAACCTGCGGATTTTCGCGGAGCGGTTGGCAAGTTTACCCTTTCGGCCAAGGTGGATCGAAAAAGCGGTGTTCAAAACGAGCCCATTACCCTGCATGTCAGGATTAAGGGGGCCGGCTACATCGAAAGCCTGCCGGAACCTGAATTCTCCACCCTGGAAGGCTTTCAGAAGTATGATACCACGAGCACCAAAAATCTGATTAAACAGAATGAGCTGCAGGGTGAAAAGTGCTTTGACTTTCTCCTGATTCCCCGCAATGCAGGAAACCTGCAAATTCCATCGCTCCATTTTTCCTTTTTCAATCCGGAGGATGAAAAATACCATACCCTGACGACTGATCCTATCCTGGTATCAATAGCTCCGGCGGCCCCGGACCAGCGTACTGTTACGGCAGGCTCTCCCGCTTCCGGCGGAAACAGGGCACCGGTTTATCAGCAGGAAGTCACCTTAACCCGGAGAGATATCCAATATATTAAAACGGACCTGAAATTTTTAAAAAAAGATTTATTTTTCTTCGACAATAAGGTATTCTTAAGTTTCCTTCTGGTTCCGCTTCTTGTACTCCTTGCCTGTTTTGTGATGGACCGGCGGGCACAAAAGCTCCAGGGAGATCAGCGGTACGCCCGGCTGAAGCGGGCACACCGGCTGGCCAGAAAAAAACTTGGCCAGGCACTCCTTCACGATAAGAAAGGAGAGGAGAAGGAGTTTTATGCTGCGGTCTCAAAATCTCTGACCGAATATGCGGCTGACAAGCTCAATGTCCAGGCCGCAGGGCTCACCAGTCAACAGATGGTTGAGCAGTTTCAAGCCCTTGGAGTAACGCGGGAAGTATTGACCCAGCTGCAGCACTGCCTCGATGAATGCGATTATGCACGCTTTGCCGCTGCATCCAGTAATGGCCGGGCACGAAAGAGCTTACTGGCCGAAGCGGAACAGGTTATTTACAACCTCGAAAAAGCTACCAGGGAGAAAATATGA
- a CDS encoding tetratricopeptide repeat protein, which translates to MLFFMAAPCCTAWTNPFINKTRRGNELYAQGKYEEALKEYLDAQLDHPESEVLHFNIGDILFKQEKFEQAAEEYHKAAQSKDRTVQAKAHYNLGNCKFRQNDFPEAVKQYEKSLGLEPDDQDAKFNLELAKRKLKEMARNQQQNPQDQQNKQGQQDRKNQQGKQDQQNKQGQQKQGNQQDRKDQKNSEQEKAKSAQQDPNRQQQEAAMSKPDSGNQDKKDQKMSREDALRILQSLDEREKKVREQLRLMQQQQQHGEGGGRDVEYDW; encoded by the coding sequence ATGTTGTTTTTTATGGCAGCCCCCTGCTGCACGGCCTGGACTAACCCGTTCATCAATAAAACCAGACGAGGGAATGAGCTCTATGCTCAGGGGAAGTATGAGGAGGCATTAAAAGAATATCTGGATGCCCAGCTCGACCATCCTGAATCGGAAGTGCTCCATTTCAATATTGGGGATATTTTGTTCAAGCAGGAGAAGTTCGAGCAGGCAGCGGAAGAATACCACAAGGCGGCCCAGTCAAAAGACCGTACCGTGCAGGCCAAAGCCCACTATAACCTTGGGAATTGTAAATTCCGCCAGAATGATTTTCCCGAAGCTGTCAAGCAGTACGAAAAATCTCTCGGCCTTGAGCCTGATGACCAGGATGCCAAATTCAACCTGGAACTGGCCAAACGAAAACTGAAAGAGATGGCCCGGAATCAACAGCAAAACCCACAGGACCAACAAAACAAGCAGGGCCAGCAAGACCGGAAGAATCAACAGGGCAAACAGGATCAGCAGAATAAGCAAGGCCAGCAAAAACAGGGAAACCAGCAGGACCGGAAAGATCAAAAGAACAGCGAGCAGGAAAAGGCAAAATCTGCTCAGCAGGACCCAAACCGGCAGCAGCAGGAGGCGGCCATGAGTAAGCCGGATTCCGGGAACCAGGACAAGAAAGATCAGAAGATGTCCAGAGAGGATGCCCTCAGGATACTGCAATCCCTGGATGAGCGGGAAAAAAAGGTCCGGGAGCAACTCCGTCTGATGCAGCAGCAGCAGCAGCACGGAGAAGGAGGAGGAAGAGATGTCGAATATGACTGGTAG
- a CDS encoding Gldg family protein produces the protein MGLRKVKYSSNLFLVTLILLGILAVVNFLSIRHFKRLDLTAEKMYSISKSTQTALAKLNDVVNIKVYFSKELPPQLATLNSQVQDMLDEYKAYSGGNLQIEFIDPASDPTLEQRMHFIGIPKVQLNVFQKDQAQLTNVYLGMMILYQDKKETIPVIQDTRNLEYDLTSAIIRVTQKEPKTVAFLTDRPEQELNEETTRVREDLSKQYTVDVLDLKKGEKIPASVTTLIVMGPEETSERAQYEIDQFIMRGGKAIFLVDTIKLDKKNMLQSQQVKHNLDDMLSHYGVKVNNDLALDRYSATVGFNRGFFSFRIPYPFWPKAIAQNLDQKSPIVNKLGSITFPWTSSLELLTGRLKTLGAEGTVLAKTSPHGWLESGSYNLDPGQKFNPPAEMKSIPLAALVVGKFKSFFANKPVPPKAADPMQPPPPPETGQEQVIPESPQTQILVVGNSRLITDGYYQPGENASFFLNSVDWLTMGDALIGIRSRENTEHPLKPTEPNQRTTIRYLNIFGVSVVLIIFGLARAYMSNRRKTAWLD, from the coding sequence ATGGGATTGAGAAAAGTAAAATACAGCAGCAACCTTTTTCTGGTAACTCTTATCCTGCTGGGGATTCTGGCGGTCGTCAACTTCCTCTCCATCCGTCATTTCAAGCGTCTTGACCTTACGGCAGAGAAGATGTACAGCATATCGAAATCCACCCAGACTGCCCTGGCCAAATTAAATGATGTGGTTAATATCAAGGTATACTTTTCCAAGGAGTTGCCTCCGCAACTGGCCACCTTGAACAGCCAGGTACAGGACATGCTGGATGAATACAAGGCTTATAGCGGCGGCAACCTTCAGATCGAATTCATCGATCCTGCCTCGGACCCGACCCTGGAGCAAAGGATGCATTTTATCGGTATACCGAAAGTCCAGTTGAATGTCTTTCAGAAAGACCAGGCTCAATTGACCAATGTTTATCTTGGGATGATGATCCTCTACCAGGATAAGAAAGAAACCATCCCGGTAATTCAGGATACCAGAAACCTCGAGTACGATCTGACCAGCGCCATAATCCGGGTTACCCAGAAGGAACCGAAAACAGTGGCCTTTCTGACGGACAGGCCGGAGCAGGAGCTCAATGAAGAAACTACGAGGGTCAGGGAGGATCTGAGCAAGCAGTATACGGTGGATGTTCTTGATCTGAAAAAGGGGGAAAAAATCCCTGCCTCAGTCACCACCCTCATTGTCATGGGGCCGGAGGAGACCAGCGAGCGGGCCCAGTATGAGATCGATCAGTTCATCATGCGCGGCGGCAAAGCCATTTTTCTTGTGGATACGATAAAACTTGATAAGAAGAACATGCTCCAGTCCCAGCAGGTCAAACACAACCTGGACGATATGCTGAGCCATTACGGAGTCAAGGTCAATAACGATCTGGCTTTGGATCGCTACAGCGCTACCGTAGGGTTTAACCGGGGATTTTTCAGTTTCCGGATTCCTTACCCCTTCTGGCCGAAGGCAATCGCCCAGAATCTGGATCAGAAAAGCCCGATCGTCAATAAGCTTGGCTCCATTACCTTTCCCTGGACCAGTTCCCTGGAACTCCTGACCGGCCGACTTAAAACCCTGGGAGCAGAAGGAACCGTCCTGGCAAAAACATCTCCCCATGGATGGCTCGAAAGCGGAAGCTATAACCTCGATCCCGGTCAGAAGTTCAACCCGCCTGCCGAAATGAAGAGCATTCCCCTGGCAGCCCTGGTCGTGGGCAAGTTTAAAAGCTTTTTTGCCAATAAGCCGGTTCCGCCAAAAGCCGCTGATCCAATGCAACCCCCACCGCCACCTGAAACAGGACAGGAACAAGTCATTCCTGAAAGCCCTCAAACCCAGATTCTCGTGGTCGGAAATTCCCGCCTGATCACCGACGGGTATTATCAGCCTGGCGAAAACGCGAGCTTCTTTTTAAACAGTGTCGACTGGCTGACCATGGGCGATGCTCTTATCGGCATCCGCTCCCGTGAAAATACCGAACATCCGCTGAAACCCACCGAACCTAATCAGCGAACCACCATCAGGTACCTCAATATCTTCGGGGTCTCAGTAGTCCTCATTATTTTTGGGCTGGCCAGAGCCTATATGAGCAACAGACGAAAAACCGCTTGGTTGGATTAG
- a CDS encoding DUF4340 domain-containing protein → MKFKKTLVLFITLVFLVLLAYLLERPKGTVQPSSLFPEFTIDAASLIDVRNKDAAKDGKEEAVSLAKEGQEWKIAGFPADEELVKKALESIAELKKAANVVSKNPENQKLYEVDPNKGIKVKISDGKKKVLADFFVGKTGPDFMSTYLRKADSNEVLLCEGYHLRSAFSRTLKNWYDLNVSKFTPEDISKIEIVEADRKISLKKDKDKWQLTDPNQQQAQAKKNLADDMANTLSRLRAIDLLKAEPDKFAEYNLTPPARQVSVFLADGTERKISIGKKNEQNQYYVKAEKDVVYLVAQYHIDKLSKSFEELKEVPPPPAQADPNSGGQAGANALPAGENPADLGGKSQAGTPQGPSALKMPPSMPVTPPAVPKAPPKGE, encoded by the coding sequence ATGAAATTCAAAAAAACTCTCGTTCTTTTCATTACTCTGGTTTTTTTGGTCTTGCTTGCCTATCTGCTGGAGCGTCCAAAAGGTACGGTCCAGCCATCGAGCCTGTTTCCGGAATTTACCATCGATGCAGCCAGCCTGATCGATGTCCGGAACAAGGATGCCGCCAAGGACGGCAAGGAAGAGGCCGTTTCCCTGGCCAAGGAAGGTCAGGAATGGAAGATCGCAGGATTCCCCGCTGATGAGGAACTGGTCAAAAAGGCCCTCGAGTCCATAGCCGAGCTTAAAAAAGCTGCCAATGTAGTTTCCAAAAATCCTGAAAACCAGAAGCTTTATGAGGTTGATCCCAATAAGGGGATTAAAGTCAAGATCAGTGATGGCAAAAAGAAAGTCCTGGCTGATTTTTTCGTCGGCAAGACTGGCCCGGACTTTATGAGTACCTACCTTCGCAAGGCTGACTCCAATGAAGTGCTCCTGTGCGAAGGGTATCATTTGCGGTCGGCTTTCAGCCGCACGCTGAAAAACTGGTATGACCTGAATGTCTCTAAATTTACTCCTGAGGATATCTCCAAAATCGAAATCGTGGAAGCGGACAGGAAAATATCCCTGAAAAAGGATAAGGACAAATGGCAGTTGACCGACCCCAACCAGCAGCAGGCGCAGGCTAAAAAAAATCTGGCTGATGATATGGCCAATACCCTGTCCCGGCTTCGGGCTATCGATCTTCTCAAGGCAGAGCCGGATAAATTCGCCGAATACAACCTGACGCCTCCTGCCAGACAGGTATCCGTATTCCTGGCAGACGGGACCGAGAGAAAGATCAGCATCGGCAAGAAGAACGAGCAGAACCAGTATTACGTTAAGGCAGAAAAGGATGTGGTTTATCTGGTTGCTCAATACCATATCGATAAGCTCAGCAAGAGTTTCGAGGAACTGAAGGAAGTGCCTCCACCACCAGCTCAGGCTGATCCGAATAGCGGCGGGCAAGCGGGGGCAAATGCTTTGCCGGCGGGAGAGAACCCCGCTGACTTAGGGGGCAAATCACAGGCTGGCACTCCGCAGGGTCCCTCTGCACTCAAGATGCCGCCTTCCATGCCGGTGACACCGCCTGCTGTACCAAAAGCCCCGCCGAAGGGTGAGTAG
- a CDS encoding VWA domain-containing protein codes for MRFMYGYQLWWLLIIPVMVFWYLTRRRRKATLRFSDISLLKQIRPSRSLRYRHLVFILKATAAALIILALARPQAGKKNRDITTRGIDVMLTIDASGSMRAEDFKPNNRLHVAKQVVSEFIRGRDSDQIGMVVFAGQSITQCPLTSDYSVLLSLLENVQFDMLEDGTAIGMALANCVNRLKDTRAKSKIVILLTDGQNNRGEIDPITAARIAQSFGIKVYTVGVGREGGAPIPVYDPVYGKRYIIGPDGRPVLTQMDEKTLKEIAKITGGQYFRAIDRDSLKKIYQQIDRLEKTKREVKHYMEYRELFQYLIPIALLLFTISIILENTRFRTIP; via the coding sequence ATGCGATTCATGTATGGATATCAGTTGTGGTGGCTCCTCATCATTCCGGTCATGGTTTTCTGGTACCTGACCAGAAGGCGAAGAAAGGCAACTCTTCGGTTTTCGGATATCAGCCTGCTGAAGCAGATACGGCCTTCCCGGTCGCTCCGCTACCGGCATCTGGTTTTTATTCTGAAGGCAACGGCCGCAGCATTGATTATTCTGGCTTTGGCCAGGCCGCAGGCGGGAAAAAAGAACAGGGACATTACCACCCGGGGGATTGACGTCATGCTGACCATCGATGCTTCAGGATCCATGCGGGCTGAAGATTTTAAACCCAACAACCGGCTTCATGTGGCCAAACAGGTGGTTTCCGAATTCATCCGAGGCAGGGATTCGGACCAGATCGGCATGGTTGTCTTTGCCGGACAATCCATTACTCAATGCCCTCTGACCTCGGATTACAGCGTCCTGCTCAGCTTATTGGAAAATGTTCAGTTCGATATGCTGGAAGATGGAACGGCAATCGGCATGGCACTGGCCAATTGTGTAAACCGGCTGAAAGATACCAGGGCTAAAAGCAAGATCGTGATTTTGCTCACCGATGGCCAGAATAACCGGGGGGAGATCGATCCCATCACCGCTGCCCGGATAGCCCAGTCCTTCGGCATTAAAGTATATACGGTAGGAGTCGGCAGGGAGGGAGGAGCGCCAATTCCGGTTTATGATCCTGTCTATGGCAAAAGATATATCATAGGGCCGGACGGACGTCCGGTGCTGACTCAGATGGATGAGAAAACCCTGAAGGAAATAGCCAAAATTACCGGCGGACAGTATTTCCGGGCAATAGACAGAGACAGTCTCAAAAAAATCTATCAGCAGATCGACCGCCTCGAAAAGACCAAGAGAGAAGTCAAGCATTACATGGAGTATAGAGAATTGTTTCAGTATCTTATACCTATAGCTCTCCTTTTGTTCACTATCAGTATTATTCTCGAAAATACCCGATTCAGGACAATACCGTAA
- a CDS encoding VWA domain-containing protein, whose protein sequence is MRFADPQWFYLFVLIPALVLFCLWADGRRQKAVQRFGNPLLLHKLSSSSSGLKRPARKIVLVLLALSLLILALARPQWGVRMQTIHRKGIDVLIALDTSKSMLAEDIKPNRLERAKHEIARLIDKLPQDRIGLICFAGTSMVHCPLTLDHAAAKILLRIIDTETVPIRGTAIGEAIQQARKAFIQEEKKYKVLILLTDGEDHSSQPLEAAKEAAQDGIRIYTIGLGSEAGEPIPIRDQNGAHLGYQKDRHGQIIMSRLDQTTLEKIAHLTGGEYYHAATAELELDRVYQDIDNMEKKNLQSKKYIQYEDRFVYFLFPALLLLLLEFFLGDHRKVKKTWEGRFE, encoded by the coding sequence ATGAGATTCGCTGATCCACAATGGTTCTATCTTTTCGTGCTCATTCCCGCTCTGGTGCTCTTCTGTCTCTGGGCGGACGGGAGAAGGCAGAAAGCCGTGCAGCGGTTTGGAAATCCGCTGCTCCTGCACAAGCTTTCCTCCTCTTCCTCCGGGTTGAAAAGGCCCGCCCGCAAGATCGTACTTGTGCTCCTGGCCTTATCGCTCCTCATTCTGGCTCTGGCCCGCCCGCAGTGGGGAGTCAGGATGCAGACTATCCACCGGAAGGGAATCGACGTTCTAATCGCTCTCGATACCTCCAAGAGCATGTTAGCCGAGGACATCAAACCGAACCGGCTGGAGAGGGCCAAGCATGAGATTGCCAGACTGATCGATAAATTACCGCAAGACCGCATCGGCCTCATCTGCTTTGCCGGGACCAGCATGGTCCATTGTCCCCTGACCCTGGACCATGCAGCAGCGAAAATTCTGTTGAGAATAATTGATACGGAAACGGTCCCCATCCGGGGGACCGCAATTGGCGAGGCTATTCAGCAGGCCCGGAAGGCTTTTATCCAGGAAGAAAAAAAATATAAGGTACTCATTCTGCTGACAGATGGAGAAGATCACAGCAGTCAGCCTCTCGAGGCCGCCAAAGAAGCGGCGCAGGATGGGATCAGGATCTATACTATCGGCCTGGGCTCGGAAGCGGGAGAGCCTATCCCCATAAGGGATCAGAACGGAGCACATCTTGGCTATCAAAAGGACCGACACGGACAGATCATCATGTCCAGACTGGACCAGACTACCCTGGAAAAAATCGCCCACCTGACCGGCGGGGAATATTACCATGCAGCCACTGCCGAACTGGAGCTCGACAGAGTATATCAGGATATAGACAATATGGAGAAAAAAAATCTCCAATCGAAAAAATATATCCAGTATGAGGACCGGTTTGTATACTTTTTATTTCCAGCCCTTCTCCTGTTACTTCTGGAATTCTTCCTCGGGGATCACCGCAAGGTTAAAAAAACCTGGGAGGGACGTTTTGAATAA